TCCTGGGCCCACACGGGGCCACCTGATGCCCCCGATTCTAGCTAGGCGATCGAGAATGCTCTATGGGTCATGCTCTATGGGGGCTGAGGCCGTCTTTTGGGAACCCCATTCAACGGCATTTCGGCGGTATTTCGGCCATGACCAACAACACTGGGGAAGCTTGTCCGGCCAATCCGCGCAACCAAGCCACCGGAACCAACCCATCGTGCTAGTATATTAAGTCGGTCAACCCTGGTTGCTGGAGTTCGCCCCACGCCGTCTCTGTAGGCGAATCTAGACCAGTGACTAGCATTCGCAGCTTGCCATAGCCCATCGTCGTGTTCGCTAGTAGACGGCCTAGCATTCGAGTAACCGGCGAACCTGTGAGCGGACTGCACTCAAACCATCACGTTAGCATGCCCACCCAAGAAATCTCAGCCATCAACAGCATTGACGTTGGCTTCGGCCACGACGATTTTGCCGCCCTGCTTGATAAGTACGACTATCACTTTAGCCCTGGTGACATCGTGGCAGGGACGGTGTTCAGCATCGAACCGCGCGGCGCATTGATTGACATCGGTGCCAAGACCTCTGCTTATATCCCCATCCAGGAGATGTCCATCAACCGGATCGAAAATCCGGATGAGGTATTGCAGCCCAACGAAACGCGCGAATTCTTCATCTTGGCTGATGAGAATGAGGATGGGCAATTAACCCTTTCAATCCGCCGCATTGAGTACATGCGGGCCTGGGAACGGGTGCGCCAACTGCAAGCGGAAGATGCCACCGTGCGATCGGCCGTGTTTGCCACCAACCGGGGTGGTGCGCTGGTACGGATCGAAGGCCTGCGCGGCTTCATCCCCGGTTCCCACATCAGCACCCGCAAGCCCAAGGAAGAACTGGTGGGCGAAGAGCTGCCCCTCAAGTTCTTGGAAGTGGACGAAGATCGCAACCGCCTGGTCTTGAGCCACCGCCGTGCATTGGTGGAGCGCAAGATGAACCGCCTGGAAGTGGGCGAAGTGGTGATCGGTACCGTCCGTGGCATCAAGCCCTACGGTGCGTTCATCGACATCGGCGGCGTGAGCGGTCTGCTGCACATTTCCGAAATTTCGCACGAGCACATCGATACGCCCCACAGCATCTTCAACGTCAACGACGAAGTGAAGGTGATGATTATCGATTTGGATGCCGAGCGCGGCCGGATCTCGCTTTCGACCAAGCAGCTTGAGCCGGAACCCGGTGACATGCTCAAGAACCGCCAATTGGTCTATGACAAGGCGGAAGAAATGGCAGCGAAGTACCGCGAGCAAATGAAACTGCAACAGCAAGGGGGCAGTGCTAGTGCTGCCGCTGAGCCGGTTGCAGAAGCAGCGCCGGAAGAGGTGGAAGAAAGCGCAGACGAAGCCGCTTACGCCACCGCAGCAGACGAGTAAGATTGACGAGACCCGACAGGCAAGGAGCGAAAAACCCTTGCCTGTTGTGTTTTTGGGTTAGTTTTTTTGGATTAGGGTTTCTGGATTAGGGTTTCTGGATTAGAGATCAGGGACTTAAACGGCGTTTTTCGATCGCGTCTTTGGGTTGCATTTTTGCTGCATTTTCGCTGCATTTTCGAGTTCTGGTTTTTGAAGTCTGGTTTTTGAAGTCTGTTTGAAATCTTGCTTGCCCTTGGTGTGGGAATTGGGTGGCTGAATCCAAAATTCAGGCCAGATCAACATTTGGGGGGGTAGTCTTTATGGGCGATCGCCCTTGGGAAAACCACTCGTGTTAACAGTTTGGGTAGATGGTCACCCCCTAGAGGGAATTGAGGCAGCTCTGTTCGACAAGGACGGAACGCTGGCCGACACAAGCAGTTTTTTGC
The DNA window shown above is from Limnothrix sp. FACHB-406 and carries:
- a CDS encoding 30S ribosomal protein S1, coding for MPTQEISAINSIDVGFGHDDFAALLDKYDYHFSPGDIVAGTVFSIEPRGALIDIGAKTSAYIPIQEMSINRIENPDEVLQPNETREFFILADENEDGQLTLSIRRIEYMRAWERVRQLQAEDATVRSAVFATNRGGALVRIEGLRGFIPGSHISTRKPKEELVGEELPLKFLEVDEDRNRLVLSHRRALVERKMNRLEVGEVVIGTVRGIKPYGAFIDIGGVSGLLHISEISHEHIDTPHSIFNVNDEVKVMIIDLDAERGRISLSTKQLEPEPGDMLKNRQLVYDKAEEMAAKYREQMKLQQQGGSASAAAEPVAEAAPEEVEESADEAAYATAADE